Within Candidatus Hydrogenedentota bacterium, the genomic segment GCGGATGGCGAGAATGCTCGACAGCATGCAAATAATGAGTACCGCAACAAAGCCGCGCAACGTATCGCCAGGGAGTAGCAGCACGTATTTCGGAAACATAGGCCCCCAGAAGGTGGCGGCGATTTTTCCAACCATAAAGCCTATGAGTCCCAGGCCGATCGCCTGCTGGAGGATCATGGAGGCGATAGTTCGGTTCCTGGTTCCGATGAGCTTGAGCACCGCGATCTCGCGGAGTTTTCCCATGGTCATCGTGTAAATGATGAACGCCACGATGGCGGCGCTCACGATTGACAGGATGACCAGGAACATTCCGATCTGTCTGGCGGAGGTGGCAATCACTTTGGCGAGCAAGATCGTCTGCATGTCTGCCCGGGTGTAGGCCGTCAGACGCTTCCACCGCCGAATGGGTTCGGCAACGGCATCGGGCTCCGCCCACTCATCGATCTGGACCAATACGGCGTTCACGTAGGTATTCGTGCTTTGGGAATCGATCACCGCATCCAGCACGCCGGGCACGCCGGGACGGTTCAGTTGGGGATTCTGCGCGGTTCGGGCGCGCTGGCGGACGATGGCATCGTTGTCTTTGAGAAACTGGGCCTCCTGAGCGTCTTTCAGCGGGATGAACACCATCGGGTCGCCGCCGGACGAGACCATACGGCGTGTCAAGCCAACCACGGAGTACTCGTTGCGCCGGATCTGGATCCGGTCCCCCAGATCGAATCCGGTGGCGATATCCGCCACGGCTTCATAATGGCTGCGGGTAATGTGCCGCCCGTTGACCAAGTGGGTGGGTTGCCCCGGCATTCCAGGGCCACCAGGGGAGATGCCGACTACCATGACGCGTTTTTCAATGGGGGTTGGCCCGCTGGTCTGGTGCACCTGCATGGTGAGGTAGGTGACGTTGGCCGCGCGCGCGACACCCGCCATACTGAGCAACCCTCGGTAAACGTCATCATGAACGCTGGAAGATTCGGCGTAGGGCCCCAGCGTGTCCTGTTGCACTACCCATAAATCTGCACCGCTGTTTTCAAGCAGTATCTGGGCATCGTCCACCATGCCCCGATACACCCCCGCCATGGTAAGGGTCACGCCAATCAAGAGCCCCAGGCCAATACCCGTCAGCAGGAATTTCCCCCATCCATGCAGGATATCTCGCCCGGCCAGGCTGATCATCGGGCCTTGTCCGTAAGCCGGTCGACAATCGTAATCCGGCTCGTGGAACTCAAGGCTCGTTTGCTATACACAACAACTTGATCGCCGTCCTGGACTCCCTCCAGTATCTGGACCCAGCCGTCCAGGTCGGCCACACCCAATTTAACCGGAGCAAGACGAATTCCCCCATTCGCAACCACCCATACACCAAGATTTCCGTTAACGCGATGAATGCTGGCATTGGGAACTGCGGGCGTCGGCTTTTCTGCTTCAAGCGCGACCGTTACCTCCGCCAACTCGCCGATCGGAGGGAGGATTTCTGGAATCGTATCGAACACTATCTTGGCCAGGATCTCCTCGGTGACCGCATCAGCGTGCGGCTCAATGCGTACAACATGGCCGGCTAAAGGGGCAACGCCCAGTGAGCGCAATAGTATTTGGACGGGTAAGTGAGACTGCAAGCCCAAGGCGCTTTGTTGATCGAAACGAACGTTTAGCCAGAGGCTTTCCGGGTCAACGACCTCGACGACCGATTGGCCCGCGACGACGGTAGAGCCTATATCAGCCTCCCGGCGCGTTACGAGACCATCCACCGGTGAAAAAAGGCGGAGGTTCGCGCCCTGCTGGAGGAGACCATCACGCTCGGCATGCACGCGCGCCAGTTCCTGGACGGCCACCTCGCGATTTGCACGCGCCGCCTCCGAGGCGGTATTCGCCACGCGCAGCGCCATTTTACTCCCGTCGACATCCTCTGCGCTTACGGCATTGGCGGTGATCTCCTCGTATCGTCGAGCCTGCACCTCGGCAAAGTCTTCCCGTGCGGCAAGCTCTTCGATTTGGGCTTCGCTTGCCGCCACCATGGATTCCGCACGCTTGATGGCCGCATCCTGAGCTACGATTTTTGCGTCCAGATCGATTGGCTCCATCTCGCCCAGCAATTGGCCCGTCGTAACCCGGTCGCCCGGTTCCACATCCACATTCCGCAGCCGGGCGGTGAAGGTCGGCCCAAGCTTGTGGGTGTAGCGCGCTTCGACAATGCCGATGCCAAAAAGGGAGGGCG encodes:
- a CDS encoding ABC transporter permease yields the protein MISLAGRDILHGWGKFLLTGIGLGLLIGVTLTMAGVYRGMVDDAQILLENSGADLWVVQQDTLGPYAESSSVHDDVYRGLLSMAGVARAANVTYLTMQVHQTSGPTPIEKRVMVVGISPGGPGMPGQPTHLVNGRHITRSHYEAVADIATGFDLGDRIQIRRNEYSVVGLTRRMVSSGGDPMVFIPLKDAQEAQFLKDNDAIVRQRARTAQNPQLNRPGVPGVLDAVIDSQSTNTYVNAVLVQIDEWAEPDAVAEPIRRWKRLTAYTRADMQTILLAKVIATSARQIGMFLVILSIVSAAIVAFIIYTMTMGKLREIAVLKLIGTRNRTIASMILQQAIGLGLIGFMVGKIAATFWGPMFPKYVLLLPGDTLRGFVAVLIICMLSSILAIRAALKVDPAEAIGG
- a CDS encoding efflux RND transporter periplasmic adaptor subunit, with protein sequence MTRSRVLSRKTIVLGAIMLSLLGLFVAVTFRSGPFSPVPVTVVTVESRAITPSLFGIGIVEARYTHKLGPTFTARLRNVDVEPGDRVTTGQLLGEMEPIDLDAKIVAQDAAIKRAESMVAASEAQIEELAAREDFAEVQARRYEEITANAVSAEDVDGSKMALRVANTASEAARANREVAVQELARVHAERDGLLQQGANLRLFSPVDGLVTRREADIGSTVVAGQSVVEVVDPESLWLNVRFDQQSALGLQSHLPVQILLRSLGVAPLAGHVVRIEPHADAVTEEILAKIVFDTIPEILPPIGELAEVTVALEAEKPTPAVPNASIHRVNGNLGVWVVANGGIRLAPVKLGVADLDGWVQILEGVQDGDQVVVYSKRALSSTSRITIVDRLTDKAR